A window of the Bufo gargarizans isolate SCDJY-AF-19 chromosome 1, ASM1485885v1, whole genome shotgun sequence genome harbors these coding sequences:
- the SMIM18 gene encoding small integral membrane protein 18, with product MSSLGAWKNETNLILQQVGFQVQKIYPFHDGWNTACFVILVLFILTVLSLILLAFLYEMLDCCCCAKHKTVKDLENEPNPVRALMSSMKKRKTEVV from the coding sequence ATGTCATCTCTTGGCGCCTGGAAAAATGAGACAAACCTGATCCTGCAACAAGTTGGGTTCCAGGTACAGAAGATCTACCCATTCCATGATGGCTGGAACACGGCTTGTTTTGTAATCCTGGTGCTGTTTATCCTGACTGTACTATCTCTGATCCTGCTGGCGTTCCTTTATGAAATGCTGGACTGCTGCTGTTGTGCCAAACACAAGACAGTCAAAGATCTAGAGAACGAACCGAACCCAGTAAGAGCTCTCATGAGCAGCATGAAGAAGCGGAAAACGGAGGTGGTGTAG